DNA from Spirochaetales bacterium:
CCACTTCTTCCGGCCCGGCGCCCTCGTAATCCGCGAAAACAACCAGTACGGGCGGATTGATTTCAGGGAAAAGGTCGAGATTGAGATCGAGGGCGGAATAAATGCCCAATCCGATGAGGAGAATAAATATGATAACGAGTGTCGTTGGTTTATTGACAACAAGACGCGTAACTGTCACGGGGTCCCCCTACTCTATAATATCACTCTGAGGAAGCGGTTCCCGTTCTTCCACAATCTTCACCTTTGCCTGGTCCTCCAAAAGCGTCTGGCCCTGGATAACGACAAGTTCGCCCGGCTTCAACCCCGTCGTTATTTCGAGTTTGTTATCAATCTGAAGACCCGGCGTCACCTTTCGTTTTTCGACAACCCCGTCGGTGACGATAAAGACATAATACCCCCCGTACCGCCTGATGAGACATTCCGATGGAATTTTGACGATTCCCCTTTTCTTTTCCGTGATTATTTTAACCTCAGCGAACATTCCTACCCGGATCCGTTTGTCATAATCGTCAAAACCGAGTCTGACTTCCATGGTGCGGGTGACGGGATCGACAACGGGACTCAATTCCTTTATCGTCGCTCTGAATCGTTCATCGGGGTACGCTTCGAAACGCAGGAGAGCGTCGAGCCCCTCCCTGATCTTTGAGATGTAGCGTTCCGCCACTTCCGTGCGAACCTGTATCTCGTCCATCCTGCTT
Protein-coding regions in this window:
- a CDS encoding efflux RND transporter periplasmic adaptor subunit, with product MKTHMILPVLTLFLLISCNQGKDGAAGAGAMQNPGENSETVFAVNTVQAVKGEILDYIEVNGDVVTRTSVDIFADTMGKLTSLSIRLGDYVEKGAVIAEVDPSKPGMKFVASPVKSPIAGTIISINVQVGATITPQTPVAKISRMDEIQVRTEVAERYISKIREGLDALLRFEAYPDERFRATIKELSPVVDPVTRTMEVRLGFDDYDKRIRVGMFAEVKIITEKKRGIVKIPSECLIRRYGGYYVFIVTDGVVEKRKVTPGLQIDNKLEITTGLKPGELVVIQGQTLLEDQAKVKIVEEREPLPQSDIIE